The Streptomyces sp. NBC_00440 genome contains a region encoding:
- a CDS encoding RICIN domain-containing protein, whose product MSARTRARAVGVFAAVAALLAAAATSSPAVADSDDPTYSVTVGQTGEWTNPDDTPAATYMDKDGTFHYQSAHALYGADDPREWSFYTGKDFDSAKPDAELNGAVNPANSLDRNDDTTWRCNNSPTGRESTYAPDTSHYAQKNYCDLLGVWVDPDTGDWYGLVHNEFTPSPFDDGLHYDAIDYTVSKDQGKTWDIKDHVLTSPYSMKRGDSEAFPNDLYDYGDGDPRLFVDTASGYFYVYYDSRALPKGGVSGGWTDGSLAHVARAPMSEKMAPGSWKKWYDGAWSQPGIGGLESNMEPVTTDHPSGYTPVEHDYNPANDGNVAEQVAAGELPAKSDLLTMNVAYNAYLGLYIGQPEATVQDSSEPQRFYATDDLSTQKWKLIGDTGDYHSGSWYRWMLDSVNKTGSTIVGKDFRSYCSYQCSGGGDGEYYNTAIETNAPAAPVKSGAHYTIGSASGRVLAPARDGKGTTSRPAADRSGRTEWTFTSNGDGSYRIAHSGTGRLLGVDSTKKAGRAWAAKPTLAKAPKSGPTVGQQWFVIPAKDAHGRSTGTFKLVNRYSGLVIALSGVADRSAETTPTRAWTDTSGARVGGARTAAEQTLTLTRKER is encoded by the coding sequence GTGTCAGCGCGTACGAGAGCACGAGCCGTCGGCGTATTTGCCGCGGTGGCCGCCCTGTTGGCCGCTGCGGCGACGTCGTCGCCCGCGGTCGCTGATAGCGACGACCCGACATACTCCGTCACCGTCGGACAGACCGGTGAGTGGACCAACCCGGACGACACCCCCGCCGCCACGTACATGGACAAGGACGGCACGTTCCATTACCAGTCCGCACACGCGCTGTACGGCGCGGACGACCCGCGCGAGTGGTCGTTCTACACCGGCAAGGACTTCGACTCGGCAAAGCCCGACGCCGAGTTGAACGGCGCGGTGAACCCGGCCAACTCCCTCGACCGCAACGACGACACGACGTGGCGCTGCAACAACAGCCCGACCGGCCGCGAGTCCACGTATGCACCCGACACCTCGCACTACGCGCAGAAGAACTACTGCGATCTGCTGGGCGTGTGGGTCGACCCGGACACCGGCGACTGGTACGGCCTGGTGCACAACGAGTTCACGCCGAGCCCCTTCGACGACGGTCTGCACTACGACGCGATCGACTACACCGTCTCCAAGGACCAGGGCAAGACCTGGGACATCAAGGACCACGTCCTGACCTCGCCGTACAGCATGAAGCGCGGCGACAGCGAGGCATTCCCGAACGACCTGTACGACTACGGCGATGGCGACCCGCGTCTGTTCGTGGACACGGCCTCGGGCTACTTCTACGTCTACTACGATTCCCGTGCCCTCCCGAAGGGCGGCGTCTCCGGCGGCTGGACCGACGGCAGTCTCGCGCATGTGGCGCGCGCGCCGATGTCCGAGAAGATGGCGCCCGGGTCATGGAAGAAGTGGTACGACGGCGCTTGGTCCCAGCCGGGCATCGGAGGCCTGGAGTCCAACATGGAGCCGGTCACCACCGACCACCCCAGCGGCTACACACCCGTCGAGCACGACTACAACCCGGCGAACGACGGAAATGTCGCCGAGCAGGTCGCGGCCGGTGAACTGCCCGCCAAGTCGGACCTGTTGACGATGAACGTCGCCTACAACGCCTACCTCGGCCTGTACATCGGCCAGCCCGAGGCGACCGTGCAGGACAGCAGTGAGCCGCAGCGCTTCTACGCCACTGACGACCTGTCCACGCAGAAGTGGAAGCTCATCGGTGACACCGGGGACTACCACTCGGGGTCCTGGTACCGCTGGATGCTGGACTCGGTGAACAAGACCGGCTCCACCATCGTCGGCAAGGACTTCCGCAGCTACTGCTCGTATCAGTGCTCGGGCGGGGGCGACGGCGAGTACTACAACACGGCGATCGAGACCAATGCCCCGGCCGCGCCCGTGAAGTCGGGCGCGCACTACACCATCGGCAGCGCGAGCGGCCGCGTCCTCGCACCCGCCCGCGACGGCAAGGGCACTACCTCACGGCCCGCCGCGGACAGGTCCGGGCGCACCGAGTGGACCTTCACCTCGAACGGCGACGGCTCGTACCGTATCGCCCATTCCGGCACGGGGCGCCTGCTCGGGGTCGACTCCACCAAGAAAGCGGGCCGCGCCTGGGCCGCGAAGCCGACGTTGGCGAAGGCGCCCAAGAGCGGCCCGACGGTGGGCCAGCAGTGGTTCGTCATCCCCGCCAAGGACGCCCACGGCCGGTCCACCGGCACCTTCAAGCTGGTCAACCGCTACAGCGGCCTGGTCATCGCGTTGTCCGGGGTCGCGGACCGGTCCGCCGAGACCACTCCGACGCGCGCCTGGACGGATACCAGCGGGGCACGTGTTGGAGGCGCGCGGACGGCCGCCGAACAGACCTTGACGCTCACACGTAAGGAACGCTGA
- a CDS encoding phosphocholine-specific phospholipase C: MSEINRRRFLRLAGATAGLSALSQSIDRAAAIPARRHHGTLRDVEHIVVLMQENRSFDHYFGALRGVRGFGDPRPFPQSNGKSVWYQSDGSKDVLPFRPDRDDLGMEFLEGMDHEWEGGHEAWNNGRWDQWVKAKGAGTMSHVTRKDIPFHYALADAFTVCDAYHCSFIGATDPNRYYMWSGYVGNDGTGGGPVLSNYEAGYSWTTYPERLEKAGVSWKIYQDIGDGLDADGTWGWIKDPQRGNFGDNSLLYFDNYRNAQPGDPLYDKARTGTNAVAGDGFFDHLKADVLSGDLPQISWIAAPEAFTEHPNWPANYGAWYISQVLDALTSDPEVWSRTALFVTYDENDGYFDHVVPPFPPHTSDHGRSDTDVTQDWFPGDDDHRAGPYGLGARVPMTVVSPWSTGGYVCSETFDHTSIIRFMERRFGVHEPNISPWRRAISGDLTSAFDFRKNSPHHRGLPSTDGYRPPNPDPYRTFTPLAPATASMPQQEPGTRPARPLPYEPLVDGAANAGPGTFTLTFSTGPQAGGCHLVISGNREDGPWSYTTTAGRTLTEHWDTDQTGGRYDLSVYGPNGFLRTFQGSVSSRTPELTARHDAAHGGGLALVLANPADSPTTLSVTDAYRGGAITRLTVPARGRLLHRVSATGGHRWYDLILRVPGDPHYLRRLAGHIETGEEGLSDPGSVSS, encoded by the coding sequence GTGTCTGAAATCAACCGTCGGCGTTTTCTCCGACTCGCCGGAGCCACCGCAGGCCTCTCTGCCCTGTCCCAGAGCATTGACCGCGCGGCGGCCATCCCGGCACGTCGCCATCACGGGACCCTGCGCGACGTCGAGCACATCGTGGTGCTGATGCAGGAGAACCGGTCCTTCGACCACTACTTCGGTGCCCTGCGCGGCGTACGGGGCTTCGGCGACCCACGCCCCTTCCCGCAGAGCAATGGGAAGTCCGTCTGGTACCAGAGCGATGGCAGCAAGGACGTGCTGCCCTTCCGCCCCGACCGTGACGACCTGGGGATGGAGTTCCTTGAGGGGATGGATCATGAATGGGAGGGCGGCCACGAGGCGTGGAACAACGGCCGCTGGGATCAGTGGGTGAAGGCCAAAGGCGCAGGAACGATGTCCCATGTCACCCGCAAGGACATCCCGTTCCACTACGCTCTGGCCGATGCCTTCACCGTCTGTGACGCCTACCACTGCTCGTTCATCGGCGCCACGGACCCGAACCGTTACTACATGTGGAGCGGGTACGTCGGCAACGACGGCACCGGCGGCGGCCCCGTCCTGAGCAACTACGAAGCGGGCTACAGCTGGACGACCTACCCCGAACGCCTGGAGAAGGCAGGTGTCTCCTGGAAGATCTACCAGGACATCGGCGACGGCCTTGACGCCGACGGCACCTGGGGCTGGATCAAGGATCCCCAACGCGGCAACTTCGGCGACAACTCACTGCTCTACTTCGACAACTACCGCAACGCCCAACCGGGCGACCCGCTGTACGACAAGGCCCGCACCGGTACCAACGCCGTCGCCGGCGACGGCTTCTTCGACCACTTGAAGGCGGACGTGCTGTCAGGCGACCTGCCGCAGATCTCCTGGATCGCGGCACCGGAAGCCTTCACCGAGCATCCCAACTGGCCCGCGAACTACGGCGCCTGGTACATCTCCCAGGTACTCGACGCGCTGACCTCTGACCCCGAGGTGTGGAGCAGGACCGCCCTGTTCGTCACCTACGACGAGAACGACGGCTACTTCGACCACGTGGTCCCGCCCTTCCCGCCCCACACTTCCGACCACGGCCGCTCCGACACCGACGTGACCCAGGACTGGTTCCCCGGCGACGACGACCACCGTGCCGGACCCTACGGGCTCGGCGCACGCGTCCCCATGACCGTGGTCTCCCCGTGGAGCACTGGCGGATACGTGTGCTCGGAGACCTTCGACCACACCTCGATCATCCGCTTCATGGAACGCCGATTCGGGGTGCACGAGCCCAACATCTCCCCGTGGCGCCGCGCGATCTCCGGCGACCTGACCTCCGCGTTCGACTTCCGGAAGAACAGCCCGCATCACAGGGGGCTCCCGTCGACGGACGGCTACCGTCCGCCCAACCCCGACCCGTACCGCACCTTCACCCCCCTAGCCCCGGCCACCGCCTCGATGCCGCAGCAGGAACCGGGCACACGCCCCGCCCGGCCCTTGCCGTACGAGCCGCTGGTGGACGGGGCGGCCAACGCCGGGCCCGGCACATTCACCCTCACGTTCAGCACCGGCCCCCAGGCCGGCGGATGCCATCTGGTCATCTCTGGCAACCGTGAGGACGGCCCGTGGAGCTACACCACCACGGCGGGTCGCACACTCACTGAGCACTGGGACACAGATCAGACCGGGGGACGCTACGACCTGAGCGTCTACGGGCCGAACGGATTTCTGCGCACCTTCCAGGGATCCGTGTCCTCACGCACTCCCGAGCTGACAGCGCGCCACGACGCGGCACACGGCGGCGGCCTCGCACTCGTCCTGGCCAATCCGGCGGACAGCCCCACCACCCTCTCCGTGACCGACGCCTACCGCGGTGGCGCGATCACCCGCCTGACCGTGCCCGCCCGAGGCCGACTCCTACACCGCGTGTCCGCGACCGGCGGCCACCGCTGGTACGACCTCATCCTCCGCGTCCCCGGCGACCCGCACTACCTCCGCCGCCTCGCCGGCCACATCGAAACCGGGGAAGAGGGCCTCAGCGACCCGGGCTCCGTCTCTTCCTGA
- a CDS encoding glycoside hydrolase family 3 C-terminal domain-containing protein → MAVANGFTEMQPANVPYKLPVVLPSEVQSPTEDAQAPYTRTVVGLIKQLLPSDPPTLGQLQNALQILDGTDGYKYSDGHSPVASCNQTGSNLAPSGTKPAISPLCWTDGAGVELFAGPQRGQSTAATQNSAVTGSFDPGLSNAWGQVQGAETRAHMATGILGPQVDTDIFPNWARASDETGEDPYLGGETAASEVNGIQGRHAMAQTKHILGYYGNDISQAAQITDQAIHELFAPPYETAGKKSSTASYMCSYQKVQVPDAPNATLGQLTQKSPFGSTTAQTRNLADPNFACGNPLIQNQLIRGEWNSKAFVGTDYPVATKGTDLAQGTEQNMPGADPRTGKKSVWDQIPQLVRSGRIPLPVFEQALARVLYQEERFGLLGCNDSSASCSNPGGVNGVRDGSAALPTGRPDSGAVIGTKNGHAAIAEKSAEEGAVLLKNDASNLPITPTDLSSGVALSGPLAEYNVGSPNNESSGGYPDRSVINTLQQIKTFAQNKNAFTYSPALSPSGYAVPSSALSTSSKRVTGGLHRTGGPGAPTTDRSLDFTTASPAGALGKGNYTWRGYLYVPSADTYTLRTQSTKGSDIGVKLSIDGKSQKASTPESVYTGPRPGMFPMDMSTTRAGFTTGGLSNSAYKVGNLSAGYHAISVSFSNASSGKASFRLAYSRTEGDISDAAEAAKGKSKALVFVGAGNTGQLTDPANSDMVPGELPAEQVALIKAVAAENPNTSVVLNTPGPVVTSSWIHDVKSVLEMWQPGQEGGTATARLLLGMANPSGRAVTTWPKGSEDTLFSTAQNQGLFPGDATGTHPERVGGTEKSTGQVPACETGKVCQGEDAKLSGPTAATGDKNYTGSGYAAGFRSNGDSLRYQVSPGTAGTYMLKVRYANTLRSSRSLRVAVDTGPAKLLPLPKTGKRGNWSISQVPLRLTAGPHTVRLFRSGSDNSSGNVNVDSLGLTTPGAHFPSTANSLGGLYECSVGVTCEIERGHISGAGIKTTVDPKGYTGEGLLAGFTKTGDQATIDIPSDAGNYTLQLRYGNPKATAQTLTVDIDGKAGKVTLPELSDQNAWGIKTISVKLSAGIHKITIQRNSKDSGNVNIDSIALTTKGARYPARQVASFGIYAGYRYYDQLGMAVQFPFGWGLSYTNFAYSKPTVTAAKDGGLDVTCTIRNTGSQAGAAVAQVYVGPPSERPSGVEFAPRALAGFDRVSIAAGASSTVTTHVDPRAMQYWSTSKQKWVRTHGARDVFVGPADKPDQLRHARTP, encoded by the coding sequence ATGGCGGTCGCCAATGGTTTCACGGAGATGCAGCCGGCCAATGTTCCCTACAAGCTGCCGGTGGTTCTGCCCTCGGAAGTCCAATCGCCGACTGAGGATGCTCAAGCCCCGTACACCCGCACCGTCGTAGGGCTGATCAAGCAACTGCTGCCGTCGGATCCTCCGACCCTCGGCCAGCTGCAGAACGCATTGCAGATCCTCGACGGGACTGATGGGTACAAGTACAGCGACGGCCACTCTCCAGTCGCAAGCTGCAACCAGACCGGCTCCAATCTCGCACCGAGTGGCACCAAGCCGGCCATCTCTCCGTTGTGCTGGACCGACGGGGCCGGGGTCGAACTGTTCGCGGGGCCGCAGCGAGGCCAGTCGACCGCCGCAACACAGAATTCTGCGGTGACCGGATCGTTCGATCCCGGTCTGAGCAATGCCTGGGGGCAAGTGCAAGGTGCCGAGACGCGCGCGCACATGGCTACCGGGATCTTGGGCCCGCAAGTGGATACGGACATCTTCCCCAACTGGGCCCGCGCCAGTGACGAAACGGGCGAGGATCCCTACCTTGGTGGGGAAACTGCAGCATCTGAGGTCAATGGCATCCAGGGCCGGCACGCGATGGCTCAGACGAAGCATATCCTGGGATATTACGGAAACGACATTTCCCAGGCAGCTCAGATCACCGATCAGGCGATACACGAGCTATTCGCGCCGCCCTACGAGACAGCCGGAAAAAAGAGCTCGACCGCGTCGTACATGTGCTCCTACCAGAAAGTTCAGGTGCCCGACGCCCCGAATGCAACGCTGGGACAACTCACCCAGAAGAGCCCATTCGGAAGTACCACCGCGCAGACCCGCAATCTCGCCGACCCCAATTTCGCCTGCGGAAACCCCCTGATCCAGAATCAACTTATTCGCGGCGAATGGAACTCTAAAGCATTCGTGGGGACCGACTATCCCGTAGCCACCAAGGGCACCGATCTCGCCCAGGGTACCGAGCAGAATATGCCGGGCGCTGACCCGCGAACCGGGAAGAAGAGCGTCTGGGACCAAATACCGCAACTCGTACGCAGCGGCCGGATCCCGTTGCCCGTTTTTGAGCAGGCACTTGCTCGCGTCCTTTACCAAGAGGAGCGCTTCGGGCTACTCGGCTGCAATGACAGTAGCGCTTCTTGCAGCAACCCCGGCGGCGTAAACGGAGTGCGCGATGGTTCAGCAGCTCTACCGACGGGACGCCCGGATTCCGGGGCCGTCATCGGCACAAAAAACGGACATGCTGCCATCGCCGAGAAATCTGCCGAAGAAGGAGCGGTGCTCCTGAAGAACGACGCCTCGAACCTCCCCATCACGCCGACCGACCTGTCCTCCGGAGTCGCACTCAGCGGCCCTCTGGCGGAATACAACGTCGGCTCTCCCAACAATGAATCCTCCGGTGGCTACCCAGATCGCAGTGTGATCAACACCCTCCAGCAGATCAAGACGTTCGCCCAGAACAAGAACGCCTTCACCTACAGCCCGGCGCTCAGCCCGAGTGGCTATGCCGTACCCTCGTCGGCGCTGTCGACGTCGAGTAAGAGGGTCACGGGAGGACTTCATCGAACGGGCGGACCCGGGGCCCCGACGACTGATAGATCACTCGACTTCACTACCGCCTCACCGGCGGGGGCACTCGGCAAGGGAAACTACACCTGGCGCGGTTACCTGTATGTGCCGTCAGCAGACACATACACCTTGCGTACCCAGAGCACAAAAGGCTCCGACATCGGTGTCAAACTCTCCATCGACGGAAAGTCGCAGAAAGCCTCAACCCCGGAAAGTGTCTACACGGGCCCTCGCCCCGGAATGTTTCCGATGGATATGAGTACCACTCGTGCCGGCTTCACCACAGGTGGGCTCAGCAATTCGGCCTACAAGGTGGGGAACCTGTCTGCCGGTTACCATGCGATCTCGGTATCGTTCTCGAACGCCAGCTCCGGGAAGGCCAGTTTTCGGCTTGCTTACAGCCGCACCGAGGGCGACATAAGTGATGCCGCAGAAGCCGCGAAGGGCAAATCCAAGGCCCTTGTATTCGTCGGTGCTGGAAACACCGGCCAGCTGACTGACCCGGCAAATTCGGACATGGTACCCGGGGAGCTGCCGGCCGAACAGGTCGCCCTCATCAAGGCGGTAGCGGCGGAAAACCCGAACACCTCCGTCGTACTGAACACCCCGGGTCCCGTCGTCACTTCCTCCTGGATCCATGACGTCAAGAGCGTCCTTGAAATGTGGCAGCCAGGCCAAGAGGGTGGTACGGCAACGGCACGGCTGCTGCTGGGAATGGCGAATCCGTCCGGGCGGGCGGTGACGACCTGGCCCAAGGGAAGTGAAGACACCCTGTTCAGCACCGCCCAGAATCAAGGTCTGTTTCCGGGGGACGCGACCGGAACGCATCCTGAGCGGGTGGGCGGAACGGAAAAGTCAACCGGTCAGGTTCCAGCCTGTGAGACAGGCAAGGTCTGTCAGGGTGAAGACGCCAAACTGAGCGGCCCGACCGCCGCTACCGGCGACAAGAACTACACCGGTTCTGGGTATGCCGCCGGATTCCGCAGCAACGGGGACTCGCTGCGCTACCAGGTCAGCCCAGGCACAGCGGGCACCTACATGCTGAAAGTTCGGTACGCAAACACCCTGAGGTCGAGCCGATCACTGCGTGTTGCTGTGGATACCGGGCCGGCAAAACTACTGCCGCTGCCGAAAACCGGTAAGAGAGGAAACTGGTCGATCTCCCAGGTCCCCCTGCGTCTGACGGCCGGGCCCCACACCGTGCGGCTCTTCCGGTCGGGCTCGGACAACAGCAGCGGAAACGTCAACGTGGACAGTCTCGGACTGACCACCCCTGGCGCCCACTTCCCCAGCACAGCGAACAGCCTCGGCGGCTTGTATGAATGTTCCGTCGGCGTCACCTGCGAGATTGAGCGAGGCCACATCAGCGGAGCGGGTATAAAGACGACCGTCGACCCCAAGGGCTACACCGGTGAGGGACTCCTCGCCGGCTTCACCAAGACGGGCGACCAAGCGACGATAGACATCCCCTCCGACGCGGGGAACTACACACTGCAACTGCGCTACGGAAACCCCAAGGCAACCGCGCAGACACTGACCGTCGACATCGACGGAAAAGCCGGCAAAGTCACCTTGCCGGAGCTGAGCGACCAGAACGCATGGGGCATCAAGACCATCAGCGTCAAACTGTCCGCCGGAATTCACAAGATCACGATTCAGCGGAACAGTAAGGACAGCGGCAACGTCAACATCGACTCGATCGCGTTGACCACCAAGGGCGCCCGTTATCCGGCGCGTCAAGTCGCCAGCTTCGGGATCTACGCCGGTTATCGCTACTACGACCAACTGGGCATGGCAGTGCAATTCCCGTTCGGGTGGGGCCTGTCCTACACGAACTTCGCGTACTCGAAGCCGACGGTCACCGCTGCCAAGGACGGTGGGCTGGACGTTACCTGCACGATCCGGAACACAGGATCACAGGCCGGCGCAGCTGTGGCGCAGGTGTACGTCGGCCCACCGTCCGAGCGGCCGAGCGGTGTGGAGTTCGCACCACGGGCGTTGGCGGGCTTCGACCGCGTAAGCATTGCTGCGGGAGCGTCGAGTACCGTGACGACCCACGTCGACCCGCGCGCTATGCAGTACTGGTCCACATCGAAGCAGAAGTGGGTCCGCACCCACGGTGCCCGAGACGTGTTCGTCGGGCCGGCGGACAAGCCGGACCAGCTGCGGCATGCCAGGACTCCCTGA